Part of the Bacillota bacterium genome is shown below.
GCGGTAGCTGTGACTCTTGACGCAATTCAAGGGGTGACTATGCCGCCCCATCGCCACGAGCAACAAAGGTGGTGGCAGCCGGGCTCAACCACAGCGAGAACAGAGCATGTTGCTTTTACCAGAAAGAGTATTCGACGATGCATTAGTATTTCCTGCCATCGCCGATATTTATATGCCGCCCGTGAACTGGCCTGTTCTGCCGCTTCCCGCATGCGTGTCATCCGAGGAGAAGTCTCGCCCCCGCCGCGAGGAGCACGAGGCCCAGGCCCTTCAGCCACGTAAAAGGCATCGCGCGGAGGCCAAAAAGGCCGAGGTGGTCTATGAGCAAGGCTGTAAGGACCTGACCAACGATTATCGATGTGGTCGCCGCCGCCATCCCCAGCTTCGGTATGCTCGCCATCACGCCCCACACGATGAGCACGCCGATGATGCCACCGAGCGGGGTGTACCACGGGCCCTTCATGATCCGTCCGAGGTCGCCGCGTCCCATATTCAGCGCGAATAGGAGAAAAGACACGCCCGCGAGCCCGACGACGTGCACCACGAATACGGCCTCCCACTGGCCCACAACCTTGCTGAGCCTGGTGTTGATCGACCCCTGGATCGCCATGGATACCCCGGAGATGAGGGCTATGAGAAGGGGAATGACTTTGGCGGTCATGTTCCGAGTCGACACCCCACATAGGTCCCCGTTTGCCAGAGTTCGCGCTGCTTTTCTGCGGAGGGGTCCTACCCAGGGTTGCCGGTGTTGCTCTCCGGGGACGGCGCGCTTGCGGCGCGCCTCGTTCGAATTCGGCGCGCGAGATAGCCGAATTCTCCACGCCCCGTCGTTCAAGCACCGGCAACCCTTTCGCCGTCAAGAAAGGAGACGGAAACTCATGGCGCCATACTTAGGCGTCGAATTGGCGGGCTCGGCTCGAGTAGCTCCCACCGGCACCGCGGACGGTCACATCACCCGAGACCAACCGGACGTCGCCCGAAGGTGTCTTTATCACCAGCGCACCGTCGGCGTCGATAGCCACAGCCATTCCGCGCAAGAGGCCTCCCCCCGGGCACGTGGCCTCCACCTCGCGCCCAAGGGTGTCGCAGTAAACCCTGGCCTTCTCAAGTATCCCCAAAAACCCAGCGGATAAAAACTGCCTGTAGAAAAGGCCGAGCTTGTCCAGGATCGCTTCGAGGAGTCTTTCGCGAAGACTCGCGCCCTCTGGGTCCGAGGGCGGCACGAGCGTGCCTGCGATGCACCGCGCTTCCGGCGGCAATGCAGCCACGTCAACCGCAACGTTCACGCCTATCCCATCCACGATGTAGTCCAGCGTCTCTCCGGTCCACTTGCTCTCCACGAGGATGCCGCCCACCTTCCTGCCGTGCAGGACCACATCGTTCGGCCACTTCATCATCGCAGGCAGGCCCGCCACCTCGCGGACGGCCTGGGTCACGGCTACGCCAGTGACAAGCGAAAGCTTGCCAGCGTCGCGCGGGGGAAGCGCAGGTCGGAGCACCGTCGAGAGCCACATCCCGCCTTTGGGCGAGTGCCACACGCGCCCCATCCTGCCGCGCCCTGCCGTCTGGACCTCGGCCACGACGCACGTGCCCTCGGGCGCTCCCGCGTCCGCCATGCGCTTAGCGACCTCGTTCGTGGAGTCGACCTCTGCGAAACGAAGCACGTCCCAGCACAGGCCGACGGGGCCGGTAGGGTCGGCAGGGCGGGTGCGCCCGCCGGCTGCCCGGCACGCCGCCTGAGCGAAAGCCATTTGTTGCGTCGTGCTGCTCTCTTTCAGCCACCATGGGCCGGCCATGCG
Proteins encoded:
- a CDS encoding DMT family transporter encodes the protein MTAKVIPLLIALISGVSMAIQGSINTRLSKVVGQWEAVFVVHVVGLAGVSFLLFALNMGRGDLGRIMKGPWYTPLGGIIGVLIVWGVMASIPKLGMAAATTSIIVGQVLTALLIDHLGLFGLRAMPFTWLKGLGLVLLAAGARLLLG
- a CDS encoding biotin--[acetyl-CoA-carboxylase] ligase, with the protein product MAAVAYLGLGSNLGDRRGYIARALRMLGESGRVRVERVSSLYETDPVGYTEQGRFLNAVAAVSCDLPPTELLRLCQAVEASLGRERVRRWGPRTIDIDILLYFCDFAGRGLTGPARSVTVQSPQSPPSSPSSTPPAPGGDDEGLQIPHPRMWERGFVIVPLAELAPDLTGPDGRSAAELARDPRMREGVLLRMAGPWWLKESSTTQQMAFAQAACRAAGGRTRPADPTGPVGLCWDVLRFAEVDSTNEVAKRMADAGAPEGTCVVAEVQTAGRGRMGRVWHSPKGGMWLSTVLRPALPPRDAGKLSLVTGVAVTQAVREVAGLPAMMKWPNDVVLHGRKVGGILVESKWTGETLDYIVDGIGVNVAVDVAALPPEARCIAGTLVPPSDPEGASLRERLLEAILDKLGLFYRQFLSAGFLGILEKARVYCDTLGREVEATCPGGGLLRGMAVAIDADGALVIKTPSGDVRLVSGDVTVRGAGGSYSSRARQFDA